From Pelosinus fermentans DSM 17108, the proteins below share one genomic window:
- a CDS encoding aspartyl-phosphate phosphatase Spo0E family protein, translating into MRIGEIVEKIERTRRQLNEMGGKQCLVDAEVIRISQQLDDLIIIYQRLLSQREK; encoded by the coding sequence ATGAGAATTGGTGAAATAGTTGAAAAAATTGAACGAACACGCCGGCAATTAAATGAGATGGGAGGAAAACAATGCCTGGTAGACGCAGAAGTCATTCGAATAAGCCAGCAATTAGATGATTTGATTATTATCTACCAGAGACTATTAAGCCAAAGAGAAAAGTAA
- a CDS encoding superoxide dismutase produces the protein MSDTDLRAYTPAGKHKLPPLPYPYDALEPIISSTTLRYHHDHHHKSYVDGLNRAELALVDARKKENFTFIKYWENELAFNGSGHILHSVYWTIMAPPGFESEPGRCTVKEIVKYFGSFDAFLDQFVNAAIKVEASGWGILVWNPAWSHLEMLTAEKHQNLTQWGSIPILVIDVWEHAYYLDYQYNREEYVKEWLKLINWYEVENRLRLAMEGELPLVIGDCDSE, from the coding sequence GTGTCTGACACAGATTTGCGTGCGTATACTCCGGCGGGGAAACATAAGTTGCCCCCATTGCCCTACCCATATGATGCCTTAGAGCCAATTATTAGCTCCACAACACTTCGGTATCATCATGATCATCATCACAAGTCCTATGTAGATGGTCTTAATAGGGCTGAATTAGCTTTAGTAGATGCAAGAAAAAAAGAAAATTTTACATTTATAAAATATTGGGAAAATGAGCTGGCATTTAACGGTTCTGGACATATCTTGCATAGTGTTTACTGGACGATTATGGCACCGCCAGGGTTTGAAAGTGAGCCAGGACGATGTACGGTCAAAGAAATTGTTAAATACTTTGGCAGCTTTGATGCTTTTCTCGATCAGTTTGTCAATGCAGCTATTAAAGTAGAAGCATCCGGTTGGGGAATACTCGTGTGGAATCCGGCATGGAGCCACTTGGAGATGCTTACTGCAGAAAAGCATCAGAATCTTACTCAATGGGGATCAATTCCTATTTTGGTAATTGATGTGTGGGAGCATGCGTATTATCTTGATTATCAATATAACCGCGAGGAATACGTGAAAGAATGGTTGAAATTAATTAATTGGTATGAGGTTGAGAATCGTCTTAGATTGGCAATGGAAGGGGAACTCCCTTTAGTGATAGGAGATTGTGATTCGGAGTAA
- a CDS encoding DUF3231 family protein, producing MSNISHIRLTSAEIAIMWTQYQSDSLAKCVLKYFLAKVEDEKIRPLLEFALSLSQNHVAWIRSTYQNEQFASPVGFTNEDVDTNAERLFADIFTLHYLNNMSRVGLAAYGLALSTASRQDIREFYTQTLHESIELNERVVKLMLEKGIYARSPYIPASKHVEFAKQQAFLGNVFKVSRPLTAVEIMHVFMNIQTNIMGKAVITGFWQIASSPDIRSHFLRGKEIAQKHIELFTKRLGADDLAGGSSMEPLITTVTQSPFSEKLMLFHVSALIQMGIGNYGLAISTSQCYDLAIDYARLMAEVALFAEDGANLMIKYGWFEEPPQAVDRQMLVENKNMEIFN from the coding sequence ATGTCTAACATCAGCCATATCCGTTTAACCTCTGCAGAAATTGCAATTATGTGGACTCAGTATCAAAGTGACAGTTTAGCAAAGTGTGTATTGAAATATTTTTTAGCAAAGGTTGAGGATGAAAAAATTCGTCCATTGTTGGAGTTTGCTTTATCTTTATCGCAAAATCATGTCGCATGGATCCGCAGCACGTACCAAAATGAACAGTTTGCTAGTCCTGTAGGATTTACGAATGAAGATGTAGATACCAATGCGGAAAGACTGTTTGCTGACATTTTTACATTGCATTATCTCAATAATATGTCCCGAGTGGGACTGGCTGCTTATGGATTGGCATTAAGCACAGCTTCTCGTCAGGACATCAGAGAATTTTACACGCAGACATTGCATGAGTCGATCGAGCTTAACGAAAGAGTTGTTAAACTGATGTTAGAAAAGGGGATTTATGCTAGATCTCCATATATTCCAGCCAGTAAGCATGTGGAATTTGCAAAGCAGCAAGCTTTTTTAGGGAATGTATTTAAAGTAAGCCGCCCTTTGACAGCTGTAGAGATTATGCATGTCTTTATGAACATTCAAACTAATATTATGGGAAAAGCAGTGATAACAGGTTTTTGGCAAATAGCCTCTTCGCCTGATATTCGGTCTCATTTTTTAAGAGGTAAAGAAATTGCGCAAAAACATATCGAATTATTTACAAAAAGACTAGGTGCGGATGATTTGGCTGGAGGATCATCGATGGAACCTTTAATTACGACAGTAACGCAGTCGCCCTTTTCAGAAAAATTAATGTTATTTCATGTTTCAGCCTTAATACAGATGGGCATAGGTAATTATGGCTTAGCGATTTCGACAAGCCAATGTTATGATTTGGCAATTGACTATGCTAGATTAATGGCAGAAGTAGCTCTTTTCGCAGAGGATGGAGCAAACCTGATGATTAAATATGGATGGTTTGAGGAACCGCCGCAAGCGGTTGATCGTCAAATGCTGGTCGAAAATAAAAATATGGAGATTTTCAACTGA
- a CDS encoding HD-GYP domain-containing protein — MYDNTEPKIYIVGYLAHNVTDKFGRLLLVEGAPMTDNMIQKLKNRRISFRLSEENAGKTVDTLQHLPVNDSNSPFKVPEKIDKKFENFNLESVMNASKYLNILLKEMRNDSFLGNNLKALSQGQSATYSHSINVAILSVAIAEKMQLPQASLQEVSIGALLHDIGKMLLPPDVLREVSRMDDGQEMLYQQHPRIGADLLAADKLPLGIYLTVQQHHEKYSGGGYPYGIKEDTININACIVSVANVFDRVTSGIYQRNSLTPTEAIDRIRSGKGLDYHPLVVDLFVSLFKKVPQVVC, encoded by the coding sequence ATGTATGATAATACAGAACCTAAGATATATATTGTAGGTTATCTTGCTCATAATGTTACCGATAAATTTGGTCGATTGTTATTAGTAGAAGGTGCGCCTATGACTGATAATATGATCCAGAAACTTAAAAATAGAAGAATTTCGTTTCGCCTATCTGAAGAAAATGCGGGTAAAACTGTGGACACATTGCAGCATTTACCTGTTAATGATAGTAATAGTCCGTTTAAGGTTCCTGAGAAGATCGATAAAAAATTTGAAAACTTCAATTTAGAAAGTGTAATGAATGCATCTAAGTACTTGAATATTCTGTTAAAGGAGATGCGAAATGACTCTTTTTTAGGAAACAATCTTAAAGCATTATCCCAAGGACAGAGTGCGACATATTCCCATTCTATAAATGTTGCCATTCTATCGGTTGCGATTGCAGAAAAAATGCAGCTTCCCCAAGCGTCATTACAGGAGGTTTCTATAGGCGCATTACTTCATGATATAGGAAAAATGTTATTACCACCAGATGTTTTAAGAGAGGTTTCAAGAATGGATGATGGGCAGGAGATGCTTTATCAGCAGCACCCCCGCATTGGAGCTGATTTATTGGCAGCGGATAAATTACCTTTGGGTATTTATTTAACGGTTCAGCAACATCATGAAAAATATTCAGGTGGTGGGTATCCTTATGGAATCAAAGAGGATACAATCAATATTAATGCATGTATTGTCAGCGTAGCAAATGTATTTGATCGAGTAACAAGTGGTATTTATCAAAGGAATTCTCTTACTCCGACGGAGGCAATTGACCGAATACGAAGCGGCAAAGGACTTGATTATCATCCATTGGTTGTCGATCTATTTGTAAGTCTTTTTAAAAAAGTACCACAGGTTGTTTGTTAA
- a CDS encoding helix-turn-helix domain-containing protein — translation MPNFKDQINQLWEEAKDRDYQTTQEDFANLLGATKNQLKGWLRGSGEPNTELIKKIAQVCNVSVDWLVGNYETNVTVSHSYDEKIKNLPPEMKRIIDFIITSHVKS, via the coding sequence ATGCCTAATTTCAAAGACCAAATTAATCAATTATGGGAAGAAGCAAAAGACCGCGACTACCAAACGACTCAAGAGGACTTCGCAAATCTATTAGGAGCAACCAAAAATCAACTAAAAGGCTGGTTACGCGGGTCCGGCGAACCTAACACTGAGTTGATTAAAAAGATTGCACAAGTTTGCAACGTTTCAGTAGATTGGTTAGTAGGAAATTATGAAACCAATGTCACAGTCTCGCACTCTTATGATGAAAAAATTAAGAACCTTCCGCCTGAAATGAAACGCATAATCGATTTTATCATTACCTCTCACGTGAAATCATAA
- a CDS encoding patatin-like phospholipase family protein has product MDYPFRNFIFEGGGVKGIAYIGALSVLQEREILPKIERVGGASAGAIMGLLIGLNFSFKEIEDILLSLDFTRFLDDSLGVAFDTTRLFKEFGWYKGDYFRNWIGNLIQIKTGNPDATFKEIFEAGKELEFREMFFIGTNLSTKRSQVFSVEHTPDLCVADAVRISMSIPLLFAAKRGEYNDIYVDGGVLDNYPIKLFDREKYVYEHSNEPEYYKQFNEQLKEYDEAAGLYVFNKETLGFRLDSGREIAMFRELVDPARKEIKDLIEFTKSLVDIYMESQQNQHLHSDDWHRTIYINTLHVKTTEFHLSDEKKKALIQSGRECAERYFEWYDDPANTVHNRPI; this is encoded by the coding sequence TTGGATTATCCGTTCCGTAATTTTATTTTTGAAGGGGGAGGCGTGAAAGGAATCGCGTATATTGGAGCTCTTAGCGTATTGCAGGAGAGAGAAATTCTGCCGAAAATTGAACGAGTCGGTGGTGCATCAGCAGGCGCTATTATGGGCCTTTTGATTGGTTTGAATTTTAGTTTCAAAGAAATTGAAGATATTCTACTAAGCTTAGATTTTACAAGATTCCTAGATGATTCTTTAGGGGTAGCATTTGATACGACGAGATTATTTAAAGAATTCGGCTGGTATAAAGGAGATTATTTTCGAAATTGGATAGGCAATCTGATTCAAATCAAAACTGGGAATCCTGATGCCACTTTTAAAGAGATTTTTGAAGCAGGAAAGGAATTGGAATTCAGAGAGATGTTTTTTATTGGCACAAACCTTTCCACCAAGCGATCGCAAGTTTTCTCCGTGGAACATACTCCTGATCTTTGTGTAGCAGATGCTGTCCGTATATCGATGTCGATCCCATTGCTCTTTGCAGCAAAAAGAGGTGAGTACAATGATATATATGTAGATGGTGGAGTTCTTGATAATTATCCTATTAAATTATTCGATCGAGAAAAATATGTCTATGAGCATTCTAACGAACCGGAATATTATAAGCAATTTAATGAACAATTAAAAGAATATGATGAAGCTGCAGGTCTGTATGTATTTAATAAAGAGACTCTTGGATTTCGTTTGGACTCTGGCCGTGAAATTGCTATGTTTCGCGAGCTGGTTGATCCTGCCAGAAAAGAAATAAAAGATTTGATTGAGTTTACAAAGAGTCTTGTTGATATTTATATGGAGAGTCAACAAAATCAGCACCTGCACAGCGATGATTGGCATAGAACGATTTATATCAATACACTGCATGTGAAAACGACTGAGTTCCATTTAAGTGATGAAAAGAAAAAGGCTCTCATTCAATCTGGACGCGAATGTGCAGAACGTTATTTTGAATGGTATGATGATCCAGCGAATACGGTACATAACCGTCCGATATAA
- a CDS encoding HAD family hydrolase codes for MSKKYSGVIFDFNGTLFWDTDKQTSAWIAMAEKLRGYPVSDHEMATFVLGRPNKVTMSYLAGKQLSDEEGEALSQEKEVIYRDLCRKDAENVKLAPGAIDLLDYLVENRIACTIATGSEINNVNFYFEVFHLEKWFDFDKVVYDDGLLPGKPFPEIYLKSAQNLRLSPEQCIVFEDADAGIEAARRANIGQIIAIGPQEAHSRLRQLEGVDMVIGEFTDFAKKSFLAAR; via the coding sequence ATGTCTAAAAAGTACTCGGGAGTAATTTTTGATTTTAATGGAACGTTGTTTTGGGATACTGATAAGCAAACCAGTGCCTGGATTGCTATGGCTGAAAAATTGAGAGGATACCCAGTCAGCGATCATGAAATGGCTACTTTTGTTTTAGGCAGACCTAACAAAGTTACCATGTCGTATTTAGCTGGTAAGCAGCTTTCGGATGAAGAAGGAGAGGCGCTAAGTCAGGAAAAAGAAGTGATATATCGTGACTTATGCCGTAAAGATGCTGAGAATGTTAAATTGGCACCGGGCGCCATTGATTTACTTGATTATTTGGTTGAAAATCGTATTGCCTGCACGATTGCTACCGGGTCAGAAATTAATAATGTTAATTTCTACTTTGAGGTATTTCATCTAGAGAAGTGGTTTGATTTTGATAAAGTGGTATATGATGATGGTTTGCTTCCAGGAAAACCGTTTCCTGAAATTTATTTAAAATCGGCTCAAAACCTAAGATTGTCTCCAGAGCAATGCATTGTTTTTGAAGATGCAGATGCAGGCATTGAAGCCGCCAGGCGAGCTAATATTGGTCAAATTATAGCTATTGGCCCTCAGGAAGCTCATAGTCGTCTACGGCAGCTGGAGGGTGTGGATATGGTCATTGGTGAATTTACTGACTTTGCTAAAAAAAGTTTTTTAGCAGCACGATAA
- a CDS encoding methyltransferase produces the protein MPNLKNPMAPQELLVAGAALKAGVFDALREKPASLDELVQGLSMDRRALWTIMEALISLGYVVQTGKTLTLTPEANDLFFNEDAEHYLGYSLIHTFNVIKAWTHLPEILKTGQPPDKERDQQDIKGFMSAMKKGAKRMAEPLVRICLAGLPEEAKVLDLGGGPLNYARPFAFAGADVTVQDIPEVCALMESMLLPGEKINFVSGDFTKEVFSGHFDLVFLGNISHIYGEEENLLLFQRVHAALRKGGRIAILDFVRGISPMAELFAVNMLANTKTGGTWTMKQYTIWLNTAGFCQVELHDIDGRQIITAASL, from the coding sequence ATGCCTAATTTGAAAAACCCGATGGCTCCTCAGGAATTACTGGTGGCAGGTGCGGCCTTGAAGGCAGGAGTCTTCGATGCGTTACGGGAGAAACCTGCCAGTCTGGATGAGTTGGTCCAAGGGTTATCCATGGATCGCCGCGCTCTTTGGACGATAATGGAAGCGCTTATTTCCTTGGGATATGTAGTGCAAACTGGTAAAACATTAACCTTAACCCCAGAGGCTAATGACTTATTTTTCAATGAAGATGCGGAGCATTATCTTGGTTATTCACTCATCCATACTTTTAATGTGATTAAGGCATGGACTCATCTTCCTGAAATCCTAAAGACTGGGCAGCCGCCCGACAAAGAACGTGACCAGCAGGATATAAAAGGTTTCATGAGTGCCATGAAGAAAGGTGCCAAACGAATGGCTGAGCCGTTGGTGAGGATTTGTTTAGCGGGGCTGCCGGAAGAAGCGAAAGTTCTTGATTTGGGCGGAGGCCCTTTGAACTATGCCCGGCCATTTGCATTCGCGGGTGCCGATGTTACGGTTCAAGATATACCCGAAGTATGCGCCTTGATGGAGTCAATGCTGCTTCCGGGGGAAAAGATTAATTTTGTGTCAGGTGATTTTACCAAAGAGGTTTTCTCAGGTCATTTTGATTTGGTTTTTCTAGGAAATATCTCTCATATTTATGGAGAGGAAGAAAACCTCCTCTTATTTCAGCGAGTGCATGCTGCCTTGCGCAAAGGGGGGCGTATCGCCATTCTGGATTTTGTTAGAGGCATTAGTCCCATGGCGGAGCTTTTTGCTGTGAATATGCTGGCAAATACAAAAACAGGCGGCACTTGGACTATGAAGCAATACACGATTTGGCTGAATACAGCAGGATTCTGTCAAGTTGAGCTGCACGATATTGACGGCAGGCAAATTATTACCGCTGCTAGTCTTTAA
- a CDS encoding CBO0543 family protein → MEFLDNSKEMYISIASSVIAIIGSYLILRLDWKRYGLLYLIAGLLGNLICLLFVEVKFYTFPYIFLPILKVPIFSILTAFSFLVLLGVRYSPIEWVHKISFYGVIINTGVFYETVLMNKTNLISYDYEWDFWDSYTSWWAFFILMEWIGGKMIPAHLRKPLPIQAFRFGNWFWFVIHIVALFTIFLAGLYLGKNMPY, encoded by the coding sequence ATGGAATTTTTAGATAATAGCAAGGAGATGTATATATCGATAGCAAGCAGTGTTATTGCAATAATCGGCAGTTATCTTATTCTGCGGCTGGATTGGAAGCGGTATGGTCTTTTATATCTGATTGCCGGATTACTGGGTAATCTGATTTGCTTACTCTTTGTAGAGGTTAAGTTCTATACATTTCCTTATATCTTTCTGCCCATTTTGAAGGTTCCCATATTTTCGATTTTAACAGCCTTTTCCTTTCTTGTATTACTAGGTGTACGGTATAGTCCGATCGAGTGGGTTCACAAGATCTCTTTTTATGGGGTAATTATTAATACAGGAGTATTCTATGAGACTGTATTAATGAATAAAACCAATTTAATAAGCTATGATTATGAATGGGATTTTTGGGACTCTTATACGTCTTGGTGGGCATTTTTTATTCTTATGGAATGGATTGGCGGGAAAATGATACCGGCCCATTTGCGCAAGCCATTGCCTATTCAGGCTTTTCGCTTTGGAAATTGGTTTTGGTTCGTCATTCACATCGTAGCACTATTCACTATTTTTTTAGCAGGTTTATATTTAGGAAAAAACATGCCATACTAA
- a CDS encoding serine hydrolase, producing the protein MIKKVTMLLALLTVFTAHVLAASSLEREIKNDLKQFDGRVGVFAKNLNTGRTIEFNQDEIFPTASTSKLVVALATYKYLYPQAGSAKASQYDQQIELMMTVSDNNAFQELLNEMDTNNQDVLTKTVKDLKLRKTQIHNKDAFQKYQYHSVTTPYEMGKVFEKIYTGKFLNKSKNGQLKYELANTIYNDEIPRYMQTPVFHKVGELDEVLCDVGVIQDGNDPILISFFTTTADHTYSSNFIASESAKIYNALRRK; encoded by the coding sequence GTGATAAAAAAAGTTACTATGCTGCTTGCTTTGCTGACGGTTTTTACTGCTCATGTACTGGCAGCTTCCTCACTGGAACGGGAAATAAAAAACGACTTAAAACAGTTTGATGGACGAGTCGGAGTCTTTGCCAAAAATTTAAATACTGGTCGTACTATCGAATTTAACCAGGACGAAATATTTCCAACAGCTTCAACCAGTAAATTGGTAGTTGCCTTAGCTACCTACAAATATTTGTATCCTCAGGCCGGATCAGCCAAGGCCAGCCAGTATGATCAGCAGATAGAGCTGATGATGACGGTGAGTGACAATAACGCATTTCAGGAATTATTAAATGAGATGGATACAAATAACCAGGATGTTCTTACTAAGACAGTCAAGGATCTTAAACTGCGCAAGACCCAAATTCATAATAAAGATGCTTTTCAGAAATACCAATATCATAGTGTAACAACGCCCTACGAAATGGGAAAAGTTTTCGAAAAGATCTATACGGGCAAGTTTCTGAATAAAAGCAAAAATGGGCAGTTGAAGTATGAGCTGGCTAATACGATTTATAATGATGAAATCCCGCGCTACATGCAGACTCCAGTATTTCATAAAGTTGGTGAACTGGATGAAGTACTCTGCGATGTGGGAGTAATTCAGGATGGTAATGATCCAATCCTGATCAGCTTTTTTACAACTACAGCCGATCATACCTACTCCAGCAATTTTATTGCCAGTGAATCAGCGAAGATTTATAATGCCCTGCGGAGAAAATAA
- the rarD gene encoding EamA family transporter RarD: MEQNENLKSGLTSAIGAYFLWGILPIYWKLVSNVSAQEVIAHRILWSLLFMLTVVILMNRKKQLYEEINQLLAAPAQLFALGMGTILITLNWSIFVWAVNDNRVIETSLGYYISPLVSILLGILFFRERLSLGQGIAVILAASGVFYMTMHFGSVPWVAIGLALSFGLYGLCKKRAVLSPITSITLETLIIAPFAFLYLLSLHYYGLGSFESLSLTSLFLIGGGIVTPIPLLLFANSANRLSLTMLGFVQYVAPTISLLLGIFLYHEPFTTVHAVSFALIWTALLVFSLANTKLFLKTAS; encoded by the coding sequence ATGGAACAAAATGAAAATCTAAAAAGCGGACTCACCTCGGCGATTGGTGCATACTTTCTCTGGGGGATATTGCCGATCTATTGGAAATTGGTTTCTAACGTGTCGGCGCAAGAGGTTATAGCCCATCGCATTCTTTGGTCTCTTCTGTTCATGCTGACGGTGGTGATTCTTATGAATCGAAAGAAACAGTTATATGAAGAAATCAATCAGTTGCTTGCTGCTCCTGCTCAATTGTTTGCATTGGGAATGGGAACGATCTTGATTACTCTCAATTGGTCTATTTTTGTGTGGGCAGTCAATGATAACCGAGTAATTGAGACCAGTTTAGGTTATTACATTAGCCCATTGGTTAGTATTCTGCTTGGTATTTTATTTTTTAGAGAAAGGCTGTCTTTGGGGCAGGGAATTGCTGTTATATTAGCAGCCAGCGGTGTTTTTTACATGACAATGCACTTTGGAAGTGTCCCCTGGGTTGCAATCGGTTTAGCACTTTCATTTGGCTTGTACGGCTTATGCAAAAAAAGGGCTGTTCTATCGCCGATTACAAGCATTACGTTGGAGACATTGATCATAGCCCCCTTTGCCTTTTTATATCTGTTATCTTTACATTATTATGGACTTGGAAGTTTTGAAAGTTTGTCCCTTACTTCTTTATTTTTAATCGGAGGCGGCATAGTGACGCCGATCCCATTATTGTTATTTGCGAATAGTGCGAACCGGCTATCATTAACGATGCTTGGCTTTGTTCAATATGTAGCGCCTACCATTTCACTGCTATTAGGAATTTTCTTGTACCATGAGCCATTTACCACCGTTCATGCTGTATCATTTGCCTTAATCTGGACAGCCCTATTGGTGTTTTCGTTAGCTAACACCAAATTGTTTTTAAAAACTGCCAGTTGA
- a CDS encoding TetR/AcrR family transcriptional regulator → MNKTLGAPQLSKDEIIRRRILESARMLFIEQGVESVNMHQIAKMAEVGQASLYRRYTEKGDICMDIVLEECQPLFDEVKEYLDQSAQIPILDRLYQVIIKFVTFTEAKVPWLCSVSRATPGYRPLQSPLYQSMRNTCRELLNEAVERGEVAEVDVFYTVEVLLAALHNIDFHIRDQGFSTKQILLGLHRIFIEGLKKQN, encoded by the coding sequence ATGAATAAAACACTTGGCGCTCCCCAGCTCTCTAAAGATGAGATCATTCGGCGGCGAATTTTAGAATCAGCACGAATGCTCTTTATCGAACAAGGTGTTGAGAGCGTAAACATGCATCAGATTGCAAAAATGGCTGAAGTTGGTCAAGCAAGCTTATACCGTCGTTACACGGAAAAGGGCGATATTTGTATGGATATCGTCCTAGAAGAGTGCCAGCCTTTATTTGATGAAGTCAAAGAGTATCTTGATCAATCTGCCCAAATTCCCATTTTGGATCGACTCTATCAAGTAATCATAAAGTTTGTGACTTTTACGGAAGCGAAGGTTCCCTGGTTATGCAGCGTCAGCCGAGCTACACCAGGCTATCGCCCCCTGCAATCGCCTCTCTATCAATCCATGCGAAATACTTGCAGGGAATTGCTGAATGAGGCCGTAGAGCGAGGAGAAGTTGCAGAGGTAGATGTTTTCTATACCGTAGAGGTATTACTGGCAGCACTCCACAACATTGATTTTCATATCCGGGATCAAGGATTCTCGACTAAGCAAATTCTGCTAGGATTGCATCGAATCTTTATTGAAGGGTTGAAAAAACAGAATTGA
- a CDS encoding D-glycero-alpha-D-manno-heptose-1,7-bisphosphate 7-phosphatase — protein MLVSSSWDFLRWESEGVNKKPAVFFDRDGVLNVDRGYICKPREMTWMPGAIEAIRMLNQAGYLVFVVTNQSGIARGFFTEEAVYDFHEFMAQEAERQGAIIHSFYVCPHHPEGTMEKYSSICNCRKPLPGLIEQACLEWPVDLKGSFLVGDMQRDIDAAKGAEIPGYLFVEGNLHDFVQEILKDK, from the coding sequence ATGCTAGTCAGTAGTAGTTGGGATTTTTTAAGATGGGAGAGTGAAGGCGTGAATAAAAAACCAGCGGTATTTTTTGATCGCGATGGTGTATTAAATGTGGATCGAGGATATATTTGTAAACCAAGAGAAATGACCTGGATGCCCGGGGCGATTGAGGCAATTCGGATGCTGAACCAAGCGGGGTATTTGGTATTTGTGGTTACCAACCAAAGCGGTATTGCCCGAGGCTTTTTTACAGAAGAAGCAGTATATGATTTTCATGAGTTTATGGCACAAGAGGCAGAAAGGCAGGGAGCGATTATTCACTCTTTTTATGTCTGCCCCCATCATCCAGAAGGGACGATGGAGAAGTACTCCTCCATTTGCAATTGTCGTAAGCCTTTACCGGGGCTCATTGAGCAAGCATGTCTGGAATGGCCGGTTGATCTTAAGGGATCGTTCTTGGTCGGCGACATGCAGCGAGATATTGATGCAGCAAAGGGGGCCGAAATACCCGGATATCTGTTTGTAGAAGGAAACTTACATGATTTTGTTCAGGAGATTTTGAAAGATAAATAG
- a CDS encoding class II D-tagatose-bisphosphate aldolase non-catalytic subunit, with amino-acid sequence MNKMNIREVIDKIFTLEETGFRTTLLGIGPMSRNLIVASLELAKEKDFPILFIASRNQVDAKELGGGYVCNWDQQGFKEAIEEIAKEVDFTGLYYLCRDHGGPWQRDNERNSHLSEAAAMELAKRSYLEDLIHNFDLLHIDPTKDPYVMGKSIAMDVVINRTIELIAYVENERKLRQLPEIGYEVGTEETNGGLTSQENYELFIRQLTTKLSKRGLPSPVFIVGQTGTLTRLTKNVGEFSYNSSKLLADTAKKYEVGLKEHNGDYLEDYIILDHPSLHITAMNVAPEFGYIETKAYLELVRLEEKEVENGRLEHPSNLKRVMSEEAVNSGRWKKWVIGDDVHLSVEAILAEEELTETICEICGHYTYENEEVKREITTLFANMKTLGIDGNRYILDKIKNSIDRYVQCFNLQGLTSKLLN; translated from the coding sequence ATGAATAAAATGAATATACGAGAAGTGATTGATAAGATTTTTACCTTGGAAGAGACAGGCTTTCGGACTACCTTGTTAGGCATCGGGCCTATGTCCAGAAATTTGATAGTCGCATCCCTGGAATTAGCAAAGGAAAAGGATTTTCCCATCCTGTTTATCGCCAGTCGCAACCAAGTGGATGCCAAAGAATTGGGTGGAGGTTATGTCTGCAATTGGGATCAGCAAGGATTTAAAGAGGCTATTGAAGAGATTGCTAAAGAGGTGGATTTTACAGGTCTCTACTATTTGTGCAGGGACCATGGTGGACCTTGGCAGCGCGATAATGAGCGCAACAGTCATCTGTCCGAAGCCGCTGCGATGGAATTGGCAAAAAGGTCTTATCTGGAAGATTTAATTCACAATTTTGATCTGCTGCATATTGATCCTACCAAAGATCCTTATGTGATGGGAAAATCCATTGCGATGGATGTTGTAATCAACAGAACCATAGAGCTCATTGCATATGTGGAGAATGAAAGAAAGCTTCGGCAGTTGCCGGAAATCGGTTATGAAGTGGGCACCGAGGAGACGAATGGAGGGCTGACGAGTCAGGAGAATTATGAGTTATTCATCCGACAGCTGACTACCAAGCTGTCTAAGAGAGGACTTCCCAGTCCTGTATTTATCGTGGGACAGACAGGTACATTGACCCGATTGACGAAAAATGTGGGAGAGTTTAGCTATAATAGCTCAAAGCTCTTAGCGGATACTGCTAAAAAATATGAAGTCGGTTTGAAAGAGCATAACGGGGACTATCTGGAGGACTATATTATCCTCGACCATCCTTCTTTGCACATTACCGCTATGAATGTAGCTCCGGAGTTTGGTTATATCGAAACAAAAGCGTACTTGGAACTGGTTCGCTTAGAAGAGAAGGAAGTTGAAAATGGCAGATTGGAGCATCCGTCAAATTTAAAGCGGGTGATGTCGGAAGAAGCTGTGAACAGCGGTCGATGGAAGAAATGGGTGATTGGTGATGACGTACATTTGTCTGTGGAAGCAATTTTAGCAGAGGAAGAATTGACCGAAACCATATGTGAAATTTGCGGTCATTATACCTATGAGAATGAAGAAGTGAAGAGAGAAATCACAACACTGTTTGCAAACATGAAGACATTAGGAATCGATGGGAATCGCTATATACTGGATAAGATCAAAAATTCCATTGATCGATATGTGCAATGCTTTAATTTGCAAGGGTTAACTAGTAAGCTGCTCAACTAA